GAGCTCACCCACCCGGATCTCGGCGTCCAGGCGGGTCGGCTCCTCGCGCTCACGAGGGATCACCGCGAGGATGCGCGACGGGTGCTCGCGCGACGCCTCGGACGCGGCCCGCACCGCGTCGTACTGCTTGCTCTCGTCGCACACCACGACCAGCGTCAGCACCATGCCGACCGCCGGCGCGCCGACCTGGTGGCGCAGCCGGGTGAGCTGGGAGGAGATGTCGGAGGCCGTGGTGGACCCCATGAGGAAACTGGTCATTTGGCCTCCCGTGCGCGGCGCGGCGCCGTCGCCGTCTGGTGCGTGCCGGTCACAGCCGCCTCCAGGTGCGGCCGTCCCTGGCCATCATCTCGTCGGCCGAGACGGGCCCGCCGGTGCCGGCCGGATACCCCTCGGGCTGCTCGGGCAGACTCGCCCAGTACTCCTCGATCGGGTCCATGATCCGCCACGACAGCTCCACCTCGCGCTGGTGGGGGAACAGCGGCGGGTCGCCGATCAGCACGTCGAGCAGCAGCCGCTCGTACGCCTCGGGGGAGGACTCCAAAAACGCCTCACCGTAGGCGAAGTCCATGTTGACGTCGCGGACCTCCATCGCGGTCCCCGGCACCTTGGAGCCGAACCGCACCGTGATGCCCTCGTCGGGCTGGATGCGGATCACCAAGGCGTTCTGGCCGAGGATCTCGGTGTCGGTCTTGGTGAACGGCAGGTGCGGCGCGCGCTGGAACACCACCGCCACCTCGGTCATGCGGCGGCCGAGGCGCTTGCCGGTGCGCAGGTAGAACGGCACACCGGCCCAGCGCCGGTTGGCGATCTCCAGCTTGACGGCGGCGTACGTCTCGGTGATGGAGCCCGGCGGGATGCCGTCCTCCTCCAGGAAACCCCGGACCGGTTCCCCACCCTGCCACCCGGCCGAGTACTGGCCGCGTGCGGTGCCGAGCCCGAGGTCCTCGGGCAGGGTGACCGCCTCCAGCACCTTTTCCTTCTCGCGGCGCAGCGCCGCGGCGCCGAAGGCCGTCGGGTCCTCCATGGCCACCAAGGCCAGCAGCTGCAGCAGGTGGTTCTGGATGACGTCCCTGGCGGCGCCGATGCCGTCGTAGTAGCCGGCCCGGCCGCCGACGCCGATGTCCTCGGCCATGGTGATCTGCACGTGGTCGACGTAGCCGCGGTTCCAGATCGGCTCGAACAGCGTGTTGGCGAACCGCAGCGCCAGGATGTTCTGGACCGTCTCCTTGCCGAGGTAGTGGTCGATGCGGAACACCGAGTCGGGCTTGAAGGCCGAGTCGACGATGCGGTTCAGCTCGCGCGCGGTCTGCAGGTTGTGGCCGAACGGCTTCTCGATGACGACGCGGCGCCACGAGCCCGCGGGAGGCTTGGTGAGCCCGGTGCGCTTGAGCTGCTCGATGATCGTGGGGAAGGCCTTCGGCGGGGTGGACAGGTAGAACGCGTAGTTGCCACCGGTGCCACGGGTCTCGTCGATCTCGGCCAGGGCCATGGTCAGCGCGTCGAACGCGCCGGCGTCGTCGAACGAGCCCGGCACGAAGTGGAGGCCCTCGCAGATCTGCTTCCAGACCTCCTCACGGAACGGCGTGCGCGCGTGCTCCTTGACGGCGTCGTGGGTGATCTGCGCGAAGTCCTGGTGGGCCCAGTCGCGGCGCGCGAAACCCACCAGGGAGAAACCGGGGGGCAGCAGGCCGCGGTTGCCGAGGTCGTAGATGGCGGGCAGCAGCTTGCGGCGGGCCAGGTCGCCGGTGACCCCGAAGAGCACCAGCACGCACGGGCCCGCGACACGCGGCAGCCGCCGGTCCCCGGGGTCGCGCAGCGGGTTGGCCGCCACGATCTCCTGCGTGGTGGCGGTGGTGGCGGCCGCCTGCGCGGCGCTCACCGACTCACCGGACGCCGCGGACCGGGCCTCCGGCGGCGCCGTGGCGATCTCGCCTTCCCTGGCCGCGGCGATCTCGCCGTCCGGCCCGACGGAGGGGAGCGCCGGGTCCCCGGGCTCCGGGCCCGGGGACGGCGTCTCACTGTCGATCATCAAACCTCCCGTGCGGCGGCGAGAAGGTGCCTGACACCCGCCTCGCGATCGGTCAGGTGCAGGCGGACGGCCGGACGGCCGCGCTCGCGCAAGGCGTCGAGGTCGCCGAGGGCCTGGGCCAGCTGGAGCCTGCCCAGGGTGTAGGGCTTGCCAGGCACCTCCAGGTCGCCGGACACCACGCCGGTGATCTGCAGGAAGACGCCGTTCTGCGGGCCCCCCTTGTGGTACTGGCCGGTGGAGTGGAGGTAACGGGGACCCCAGCCGAACGTGACCGGCCGGTCGGTGCGGATGGCGAGCAGGCCCTGCAACGAGGCCGGGTCGTGCGCGGCCCAGATGTCGGTGATCGCCTCGAACGACGCCTCCTGCGGGACCGGCACGTCGAACGCCGCCTCACGGTCGAGGTAGGCGAGGATGGCGAGGTAGCCGCGCTCGGGGATGTCCTTCAGCAGCTCG
The window above is part of the Sphaerisporangium rubeum genome. Proteins encoded here:
- the zwf gene encoding glucose-6-phosphate dehydrogenase encodes the protein MIDSETPSPGPEPGDPALPSVGPDGEIAAAREGEIATAPPEARSAASGESVSAAQAAATTATTQEIVAANPLRDPGDRRLPRVAGPCVLVLFGVTGDLARRKLLPAIYDLGNRGLLPPGFSLVGFARRDWAHQDFAQITHDAVKEHARTPFREEVWKQICEGLHFVPGSFDDAGAFDALTMALAEIDETRGTGGNYAFYLSTPPKAFPTIIEQLKRTGLTKPPAGSWRRVVIEKPFGHNLQTARELNRIVDSAFKPDSVFRIDHYLGKETVQNILALRFANTLFEPIWNRGYVDHVQITMAEDIGVGGRAGYYDGIGAARDVIQNHLLQLLALVAMEDPTAFGAAALRREKEKVLEAVTLPEDLGLGTARGQYSAGWQGGEPVRGFLEEDGIPPGSITETYAAVKLEIANRRWAGVPFYLRTGKRLGRRMTEVAVVFQRAPHLPFTKTDTEILGQNALVIRIQPDEGITVRFGSKVPGTAMEVRDVNMDFAYGEAFLESSPEAYERLLLDVLIGDPPLFPHQREVELSWRIMDPIEEYWASLPEQPEGYPAGTGGPVSADEMMARDGRTWRRL